From the genome of Clarias gariepinus isolate MV-2021 ecotype Netherlands chromosome 28, CGAR_prim_01v2, whole genome shotgun sequence, one region includes:
- the LOC128516132 gene encoding histone H2A-like → MSGRGKTGGKARAKAKTRSSRAGLQFPVGRVHRLLRKGNYAERVGAGAPVYLAAVLEYLTAEILELAGNAARDNKKTRIIPRHLQLAVRNDEELNKLLGGVTIAQGGVLPNIQAVLLPKKTEKSAPATGGVKKPHRYRPGTVALREIRRYQKSTELLIRKLPFQRLVREIAQDFKTDLRFQSSAVMALQEASEAYLVGLFEDTNLCAIHAKRVTIMPKDIQLARRIRGERA, encoded by the exons ATGTCTGGAAGAGGCAAAACCGGCGGAAAGGCCCGCGCTAAGGCCAAGACTCGCTCATCCCGAGCTGGACTGCAGTTCCCCGTGGGCCGTGTTCACAGGCTCCTCCGTAAAGGGAACTACGCTGAGCGTGTTGGTGCCGGCGCTCCGGTCTATTTGGCCGCTGTGCTGGAGTATCTGACTGCTGAGATTCTGGAGTTGGCTGGTAACGCTGCTCGCGACAACAAGAAGACCCGTATCATTCCCCGGCACCTGCAGCTCGCCGTGCGTAACGATGAGGAGCTGAACAAACTGCTCGGCGGAGTGACCATCGCTCAGGGTGGTGTGCTGCCTAATATCCAGGCTGTGCTTCTGCCCAAGAAGACCGAGAAG AGCGCGCCGGCTACCGGCGGTGTTAAGAAGCCTCATCGTTATAGGCCCGGCACTGTGGCTCTGAGGGAGATTCGCCGTTATCAGAAGTCTACCGAGCTGCTCATCCGTAAGCTGCCGTTCCAGCGCCTGGTGAGAGAAATCGCTCAGGATTTTAAGACCGACCTGCGCTTTCAGAGCTCGGCTGTCATGGCCCTGCAGGAGGCGAGCGAGGCCTATCTCGTCGGTCTGTTCGAAGACACCAACCTTTGCGCTATTCACGCCAAGAGAGTGACAATCATGCCCAAGGACATTCAGCTGGCCCGCCGTATTCGCGGAGAGCGCGCTTAA
- the LOC128516151 gene encoding histone H2B-like: MPEPAKTAPKKGSKKAVTKTAGKGGKKRRKSRKESYAIYVYKVLKQVHPDTGISSKAMGIMNSFVNDIFERIAGESSRLAHYNKRSTITSREIQTAVRLLLPGELAKHAVSEGTKAVTKYTSSK; this comes from the coding sequence ATGCCCGAGCCAGCCAAGACCGCGCCCAAGAAGGGCTCGAAGAAAGCCGTGACTAAGACCGCCGGTAAAGGAGGTAAGAAGCGCAGAAAGTCCAGGAAGGAGAGCTACGCTATCTACGTGTACAAAGTCTTGAAGCAGGTTCATCCCGACACCGGCATTTCGTCCAAGGCGATGGGAATCATGAATTCGTTCGTCAACGACATTTTCGAGCGCATTGCCGGCGAGTCCTCGCGTCTGGCTCACTACAACAAACGCTCCACCATCACTTCCAGGGAGATCCAGACCGCCGTGCGCCTGTTGCTGCCCGGTGAGTTGGCCAAGCACGCCGTGTCCGAGGGCACCAAGGCCGTGACTAAGTACACCAGCTCCAAGTAA
- the LOC128516143 gene encoding histone H3-like: MARTKQTARKSTGGKAPRKQLATKAAHKSAPATGGVKKPHRYRPGTVALREIRRYQKSTELLIRKLPFQRLVREIAQDFKTDLRFQSSAVMALQEASEAYLVGLFEDTNLCAIHAKRVTIMPKDIQLARRIRGERA; encoded by the coding sequence ATGGCCAGAACCAAGCAGACCGCGCGTAAATCCACCGGCGGTAAGGCGCCTAGGAAGCAGCTCGCCACTAAAGCCGCCCATAAGAGCGCGCCGGCTACCGGCGGTGTGAAGAAGCCTCACCGCTACAGGCCCGGCACTGTGGCTCTGAGGGAGATTCGCCGTTACCAGAAGTCTACCGAGCTGCTCATCCGTAAGCTGCCGTTCCAGCGCCTGGTGAGAGAAATCGCCCAGGACTTCAAAACCGATTTGCGTTTTCAGAGCTCGGCTGTCATGGCCCTGCAGGAGGCGAGCGAGGCCTATCTGGTCGGTCTGTTCGAAGACACCAATCTGTGCGCTATTCACGCCAAGAGAGTGACCATCATGCCCAAGGACATTCAGCTGGCCCGCCGTATTCGCGGAGAGCGCGCTTAA
- the LOC128516172 gene encoding histone H4 — protein MSGRGKGGKGLGKGGAKRHRKVLRDNIQGITKPAIRRLARRGGVKRISGLIYEETRGVLKVFLENVIRDAVTYTEHAKRKTVTAMDVVYALKRQGRTLYGFGG, from the coding sequence ATGTCTGGAAGAGGCAAAGGCGGGAAAGGACTCGGGAAGGGAGGCGCAAAGCGTCACCGTAAAGTTCTCCGCGATAACATCCAGGGAATCACCAAGCCCGCTATTCGCCGTCTGGCGCGCCGTGGCGGAGTAAAGCGTATTTCTGGCCTGATCTACGAGGAGACTCGCGGTGTACTTAAGGTGTTTCTGGAGAACGTCATCCGCGATGCTGTCACCTACACCGAGCATGCTAAGAGAAAGACCGTCACCGCCATGGATGTGGTGTACGCTCTAAAACGCCAGGGACGCACCCTGTACGGCTTCGGCGGTTAA
- the LOC128516140 gene encoding histone H1-like, giving the protein MAEVAPAPAAAPAKAPKKKAASRPKKAGPSVGELIVKAVSASKERNGISLAALKKALTAGGYDVEKNNSRVKLAVNNLVKKAVLVQTKGTGASGSFKLNKKQTEAKKTVPKAKKPAAKKPAAAKKPKKVAAKKPAAAKKSPKKAKKPVATKSPKKAKKPATPKKAAKSPKKAKAVKPKTAKPKASKAAKPKAPKAKKAAPKKK; this is encoded by the coding sequence atggcaGAAGTGGCTCCCGCGCCCGCCGCCGCGCCGGCCAAAGCGCCCAAGAAGAAAGCAGCTTCGCGGCCAAAGAAAGCCGGGCCTAGCGTCGGCGAGCTGATCGTCAAAGCGGTTTCTGCGTCCAAGGAGAGGAATGGCATCTCTCTCGCTGCCCTGAAGAAAGCTCTGACTGCCGGTGGATACGATGTGGAGAAGAACAATTCCCGCGTCAAGCTTGCCGTCAACAATCTGGTGAAAAAAGCGGTCTTGGTTCAGACCAAAGGCACCGGCGCGTCTGGCTCTTTCAAGCTGAACAAGAAGCAGACCGAGGCCAAGAAAACCGTACCCAAAGCGAAGAAACCGGCCGCCAAAAAGCCCGCTGCGGCGAAGAAGCCCAAGAAGGTAGCGGCCAAGAAACCTGCCGCCGCTAAGAAGTCTCCTAAGAAAGCGAAGAAACCCGTCGCCACCAAGAGCCCCAAGAAGGCGAAAAAGCCGGCGACACCTAAAAAGGCAGCGAAGAGCCCCAAGAAGGCGAAGGCAGTGAAACCCAAGACTGCCAAGCCCAAAGCATCCAAGGCTGCCAAGCCTAAAGCGCCCAAGGCGAAAAAGGCAGCTCCTAAAAAGAAGTAA
- the LOC128516153 gene encoding histone H2B-like — translation MPEPAKTAPKKGSKKAVTKTAGKGGKKRRKSRKESYAIYVYKVLKQVHPDTGISSKAMGIMNSFVNDIFERIAGESSRLAHYNKRSTITSREIQTAVRLLLPGELAKHAVSEGTKAVTKYTSSK, via the coding sequence ATGCCTGAGCCAGCCAAGACCGCGCCCAAGAAAGGCTCGAAGAAAGCCGTGACCAAGACTGCCGGCAAAGGCGGCAAGAAGCGTAGAAAGTCCAGGAAGGAGAGCTACGCTATCTACGTGTACAAAGTCCTGAAGCAGGTTCATCCCGACACCGGCATTTCGTCCAAGGCGATGGGAATCATGAATTCGTTCGTCAACGACATTTTCGAGCGCATTGCCGGTGAGTCCTCGCGCCTGGCTCACTACAACAAACGCTCCACCATCACTTCCAGGGAGATCCAGACCGCCGTGCGCCTGTTGCTGCCCGGTGAGTTGGCCAAGCACGCCGTGTCCGAGGGCACCAAGGCCGTGACTAAGTACACCAGCTCCAAGTAA